A genomic segment from Spinacia oleracea cultivar Varoflay chromosome 3, BTI_SOV_V1, whole genome shotgun sequence encodes:
- the LOC130469861 gene encoding uncharacterized protein, with the protein MASSGSIPISGARNYDDVNDGNGNHKSALTMEGMKERIEELRKDPIFGDTPGETSDNRMDLMRLIMSELLQGNRQKPRSEQEECSNMFKKFASHKPPTYDGKPDPTEFEEWISDMEKLLDATQCPEKWKVNYAVFYLKGQANLWWKSVKGIQNEPGFGWEKLTEATREQFYPYSLQLQMESEFIKLSQGKKNVLEYTVKFNELARFAPDLVTTDRQRMNRFEGGLNIEIRDRLSSSRISTFQELYDRVINVERIIKLREETFGKRKGNFEENQPNNKKQNVSYQGGNNGNQNFNKNRGCAKCGRWNHTEKECRIGTRDCFKCGSKDHQIRDFPQIHRERGDKRNNVNKGNGGATNFNRNPPRGPTSNGRVFLMQGKDDDANDNDDFASME; encoded by the coding sequence ATGGCTTCAAGCGGGAGTATTCCTATTAGTGGCGCTAGAAACTATGATGATGTTAACGATGGAAATGGTAATCACAAATCTGCACTAACGATGGAAGGAATGaaagaaagaattgaagaattgcGCAAGGATCCCATTTTCGGTGACACCCCAGGAGAAACGAGTGATAATCGAATGGACTTAATGAGATTGATAATGTCAGAACTTCTGCAAGGAAATCGTCAGAAGCCAAGGTCAGAGCAAGAAGAATGCTCCAACATGTTCAAGAAGTTCGCTTCTCATAAACCCCCTACTTATGATGGCAAGCCAGACCCTACTGAATTTGAGGAATGGATTAGCGATATGGAGAAGTTATTAGATGCAACTCAATGCCCCGAGAAATGGAAGGTCAACTACGCCGTCTTTTACTTGAAAGGACAAGCCAACCTGTGGTGGAAAAGTGTTAAAGGAATCCAAAATGAGCCTGGTTTTGGTTGGGAAAAGCTCACGGAAGCTACGCGGGAACAATTTTATCCCTATTCTCTGCAACTGCAAATGGAATCGGAATTTATCAAATTGAGTCAAGGAAAGAAGAATGTTCTAGAATATACAGTGAAATTCAATGAGCTTGCTCGATTTGCCCCTGACCTGGTGACTACTGATAGGCAAAGGATGAATCGATTTGAAGGAGGATTAAACATTGAGATCCGTGATCGTCTTTCGAGTTCTAGAATTTCCACTTTCCAAGAGTTGTACGATCGAGTAATTAACGTCGAAAGAATTATCAAGCTTCGAGAAGAAACATTTGGAAAACGAAAAGGAAACTTCGAAGAAAATCAACCGAACAATAAGAAACAAAATGTTAGCTATCAAGGAGGGAACAACGGAAACCAAAACTTTAACAAGAATCGTGGATGCGCCAAGTGTGGAAGATGGAACCATACTGAGAAAGAATGTCGAATTGGTACGCGagattgcttcaaatgtggtagCAAAGATCACCAAATCAGAGATTTTCCGCAAATACACAGAGAGAGGGGTGATAAGAGAAACAATGTGAACAAAGGAAATGGTGGCGCTACAAATTTCAACCGTAATCCCCCACGTGGACCAACTTCGAATGGAAGAGTGTTTTTAATGCAGGGAAAGGACGATGATGCAAATGACAATGACGACTTCGCTAGTATGGAGTGA